One Bythopirellula goksoeyrii genomic window, ATTTGGGAGGGTCCTTTTTCGGACCATCCATCGGGAACTTGCCAAGCAAGTGGACTCTCTGCCGAATCTCCTTTTTCGACGGTCTTGAGAAACCTATTGAACTCGTCGCGATGCCGAGCAACTGCTTCAGCGGGTCCAGCCAACTTGAAAAACCAGACTGTCTTGTCCACCGGTAACATGGCTGCCAAGGTATGGTCGAGTTGACTGGCAACTTCCTCTTTGTTGAACGGAGGACGCGGAGCAGATGTTCGCTCTGTGGTGTAGGTGCTGATTTCTTCATTTGGCTGACAGGCTACACATGCCAAAAACAAAAAGAAGAGAACTGAGCATCGGGCGAGGGCAGTAAACATATGAGAGTACACTGGAGGGAAGCTGAGAGGTTTAAGAACAACCTCCAGCTTGACGGATTGGCTCGATCTCTGCAAGAACGCAGCCACACATATGCGAAGCGGCATTGAAGAAATGGGCCGAGAAGCAACGCGGATCTAATTCCTAAGAACTACACAGCAATGAGAGACATTCTGAAACTCTAGTGTGATAGATTCGGACCTGACCTCTCTGCGAAAATCCGCAGAATCAGCGTTTTTCCGCGTTACATTTCTTATGTCTGGTTAGTTCAGGCCGAACATTCCCAAGAGTGCTTCGAGCATCGAGCTATTGAGGCTGTAGGTCTCGTCCCAACTCCAGATGTTGCGAACCATGTCGAGCATCATGATGCCAGCTAAGATGAGTAAGATAGCCGGAGCCATCAATAACAGGATGTTTCCTAAGGTGTATTGACCCTCGGCAGCCGGAACTGCCACTGGGCCCGCATAGGCCCCCATGCCAATATCACCAACTGGGGCGTCACCAAAGTCTTCGGACAACACGACCCCTTCATCAGCTTCTTCAGAAAATGCATCGGCATCCAACCCCCCCGCCTCTTCCTCAAAAGCACCTAGATCGGCGTCCAGGGCGATGACTTGCGAACTACTGTCACCATCATCAGCCCCTCCCTCGCTCAAAGGAGTAAGCTGAAAATCATCATCGGTCTGGAGGTCGCCAGATTCCCCAGCGAGGCTCGATAGGTTTGATTCTCCTCCTAGTAACGAGATCTCAGGGTCGGAACCTTCCAGCGATAACGAGCTTAGAATTGCCGAGCCTCCCACGTCCAAGGGGATGTCATCGAGCGCAAGTCCACTATCCGAGGGGGACACGAGATTGATTCCGCTATCGCCACTGTCGAGGGTCAAATCACTTCCCCCTGAGTCGGCTAGTATCAGGTCGTCATCCGTCGCCAAATCCAGTTCCGCATCTGATCCTTCATCGCTCTGTAGTGAGACTCCGGACAGTTCTTCCAAGGGTACGTCAGTCGAACCCATGTTTGCATCATCTTCGGCTTCCTCGTCGTCGAGTTTTAGGTCGCTCTCGCCTTCTTTTTCGACCAGCGACTTTTTCGACTTACTTGACTCATCAGAAAGATCGCTCGGATCGAGAGCGAGGCTCGACTCGGCGGCAAGATCAATTTCTAGTTCCTCAAGATCTTCAAACTTGCGTTTGGCACTCGAAAGATCCTCACTGTCGTCATCAAGCACACCCGATCCGGATA contains:
- a CDS encoding helix-turn-helix domain-containing protein, whose translation is MEQKFYNFDEAVEKLGISAEKLNELRESGMLRAYRDGSSWKFRGDEIEGMAQDGIPDVPPPSDIGLVDPEELVAAEPLEDLSEVDDLELGLADEDDEVDSKSEPDESAISLPLEDTDTLSASSELELVDPDDTVTAESSSIELEDPDRSHDASDSILLSEEELGESVSGSLSTIIGRKELELEDADLELELADDVTDDDDTKLSAPSEASDIHSSKISGSGVLDDDSEDLSSAKRKFEDLEELEIDLAAESSLALDPSDLSDESSKSKKSLVEKEGESDLKLDDEEAEDDANMGSTDVPLEELSGVSLQSDEGSDAELDLATDDDLILADSGGSDLTLDSGDSGINLVSPSDSGLALDDIPLDVGGSAILSSLSLEGSDPEISLLGGESNLSSLAGESGDLQTDDDFQLTPLSEGGADDGDSSSQVIALDADLGAFEEEAGGLDADAFSEEADEGVVLSEDFGDAPVGDIGMGAYAGPVAVPAAEGQYTLGNILLLMAPAILLILAGIMMLDMVRNIWSWDETYSLNSSMLEALLGMFGLN